GAGCGGTCTCACTGGATAATCGCATGACTCCCGTATCGTCTCTGACGATTGCTCCAGCATCCATAAGGGAACGTACTAATTCAGTAGTAAAGTAAGGGTTCCCCTCTGTTGCTTGAAAAAAGCGGGCTGCCAGATCGTCGTCCATTTCGGAGCCACCCATGAGCTGCTGTAAAAACAAACGGTGGTTGGATACGGATAGCGGGCCCAGTTGAATCGACGTGAACCGTTTATCTCCTTTGAAACCGCTTAATAATTTGGAGAGGCGGTGGCGTTTATCCACTTCTGTTGTTCTGTACGTTCCGGCGATGAGTGTTGGCGTCGGGGCAAGACGGCGCACGATATATTCCAGCGCCTCAAGCGAAACATCGGCGGCATGTAAATCTTCGAGTATCAGTAGTAGAGGTTTGCCTGCGGCCATTCTGATTAAAGTTCGCGCAAGCAGTTCAAATATATAAGTGCGATCTTCAAATTTTTTTGAACCTGTTTCCGCATTCAACCGGACAGATTCTTCAGAAGATCGGGCTAGATCCCGAATTTCCGCAAGGACAGGAAAGAGCGAAATCAAATCGGGGGCGAGATCGGAAAAATCAGCGGTTGTTCCCGTAGAGGATCGTGTTCGAAAATATTCCTGAATCGCCTCGCAATAACCTTGATAAGGAAGAGCATGGTCGACTTCCATAAATCTTCCGTGAAGCACTGCAATGTTTCTAACTTTTGCAAGGTTTTCCAATTCTTCCAACAAACGGCTTTTTCCGATTCCTGCTTCCCCTCCGACAAGAACAAACTGGCATTCTCCTGTAAGCGCTATATTCAACTTTCTTTGTAAATCGGCGAGCTCTTTATCTCTTCCGGCAAAGGGCCTCATGGCCGGCCGAGCCATTTGAAAACTCATGGTCGTGGAACTGGGAAGGGCCGTGCGGTGCCTGCCGGTACTATGGAGCTTGTTCCGGTAATTCGAAAGAAAGTCCACAATCTCTTTACCGGACGGTCTGTTCACAGGATCTTTTTCCAAACAGCGCAAGAGAATGTCTTCTACCTCTTCATCGATCTCCGTTGCCATATTTCTGGGCGGTACAGGTATTTCATGGGAAATGCGGTAAAGAAGCGCTTGCACCTCACCAGAAAATGGAGTTTGACCTACAAGAGATTCGTAAAGAACCGTTCCGAGTGAATAAATGTCGGAGGCCGAAGTCACTTCCCTTCCTGATACTTGTTCAGGACTCATGTACGTTACCGTGCCGACCACTGTGGCTGTTTTGGTAATCCGTTCCTGCGAAGGGGCCATCGCCAAACCAAAATCCGTGACACGAACTCGAATCCCTTCTCCTTCTTTGCGAGTGACCATAATGTTTTCCGGTTTGATGTCGCGATGCACAACGCCACGCGAATGACTGTAATCTAGCGCATCCGCGATTTGTATGGCGATTTCTATCAACTCACCAAGCTGAAGTGTCTGGCTCCGGAGGACAGAACGTAGATTCATGCCTTCAACAAAAGGCATCACAAAGAAAAGAGCGCCTTCCTGCTCCCCGCTATCGTAGACAGAAACGATAGATGGGTGATCCATCTTGGCCACAACGCGGGCTTCCCGCTTGAATCGTTCCGTGCTTTCCGGACTGACCATGTCCGGTGTAACAACCTTTACTGCTATTTCGCGATCAAGAACAGGATCGTTGGCAAGATAGACGACGCCCATTCCCCCCCGACCCAATTCGCGCACAAGTTCATAGCGGTTCGCAAGCTTACTACCGATCATTTGAAGCAGTTATTTCACCATAATTACCGGCAAATCCCAAAGAACTTTATCTTCCTGGACGCGTAATCCGCATCGTGCGCCGAGAAAGCGCGCGGTAAAGCGGAGCGGGAAGCGCACGTATTGCGTGGAAAAGAAGCTTCATTGGCAGCGGATATATATAGATAGGTTTTCCCTTTGCCACAGCTCGAATCATTTTCTGCGCCGCGTTTTCAGGAGTCAGAAGCCAGAAACGGTTCGGATTATTTCGATTTGCCGGGGTGTCCACAAAACCTGGAAAAATTGTCGTGAACTGAATTTGTGGAAGCTCCACTGCCATGCTTTCCATGAAGTAAGCCAGTCCGATTTTTGTCAGGCTGTAAATCGACCTTCCACCGAGTCCCCGCATCGCAGCGGCAGAGCTGATCGCAACGATAGCCCCGTGATTTTGAAGAACCATAAATTTCAAACAGGCATAAGCGGTGTAGAGCGCACCTTTGAGATTCGTATCCAAGATGTTTTCCACGACATTCCAATCCCAATGAGCAAAGGACGTGTCGCCTACCACCCCGCTATTGACCCACGCAACGTCTGGAACACCTACAGCGCTCGCAAAATCTCCCACCGCTGATTCGACTTGCTCGCGTATTCTCACATCGCACGAACGGATCCAAAATTGACTTGGACCGTTTGCGTGATTACGGATCAATTCCTCCATTCGCTCAGCCCTGCGACTCAGCAAACAAAAATGGACTTTGTAAGGAACAAGAGCCTGTACCAAAGCCGCACCGAGACCTGAGGAAGCGCCGGTGATCAGAACCTTCTTGCCAGTCCAAAATTTTTCCGTCTGGCTGCTCATTCCTGCGGTATAACTGAATTCATCGGAAGGATATCCAACTCGTTACGATCTCTTAAAGCTCTCGCATGTTCCAAAATCATTCGAAGGCCTTGAAACATAATCTCCATATGATCTGCGAGATTTGTAGGATGAAACCAGAGATGGAAGATTTTTTTGTGGTGGACAGCGGCATTCAAACCTTTGCGAGCGCGTTGAACTCGTAAACTCAACGGGACGAATCTCCGAATGCCGTGCATCGGAAAATACATCATGGAAGCCGGTACATTCCAGATTCCATGATCCGCCTTCTCAGGCAGCACCACCGGCGGCTGCACAGCGGCGAAAGCAACACTCAAGCGAGCAAGACGTTTTAAGATTTCGATGGGTACCCGATTGTCCCAGGAAGGAGCAGGCCCGCGGTAAACTCGAAATCCAAAATTGGCAAGTTCCTGTAAATGGCCAACGCTATTTCTGGGAAATACAAAAGACTGCATCTCAAGTTTCAATTCACGAGCCGCCTCCACGCATGCTGCCAGTTCCGTTTTTGCGGTTTCTACAGAGCAACCCGAATCACCGAAAATCACGTGTGAAAAAGAATGACAACCAATTTCCTGCGGAACCCGGCAATCTCTAATTTTTTCAATGAGACTGCGCCCGTAAAATAGCGGAAAAGTTTCTTCATTTCCACAGGGATCCTGTGCAAACCAATCCGGGCACCACGCGTGACGCGGAGGAACAATAGAAGGATGCTTGACGCCCTGTTCTGAATTGCAATGATCCAGCATCAGGTGGCCAACAACACACCAGGTCGCTGGAACCTCGAACTCAACGAAGACCGACAGTAGGCGGTCAATGACTTGCTCCCGCTCGATCTCACAGGCCTTGCGAAAACCGTTCAGTCCGGGTTTATCTAGAGTCCCCCAGATCAATTCGAAATCGAGACTCAGAGTGAACACTCCGCGCTCAAACGTCACTTCCATATCTTTATGTTAGCAGAGTGGCGGACAAACAAAGGGCGCGACGAATCGCGCCCCGTAGAGAAATTCAAATTAGCAGTTGGACCAGCCGCAGGAGTGGCATTTTTCGCAGCCTTCCTGTTTCACAGTGGGGCTGCCGCATTCAATACAGAGATTCCCAGTAGCCAGACCTTCCGGTCGTGGTAGCTCGGAATCCTGGACTTCAGCGCCTTTCGGCATGTCCTTTCTGGAATCCAGATACTTGTGAAGCGCGCGTGCAATCGCATCGGGAACGGAACGTACCCGCTTTGGACCATAACCAACATCTCGCGAACCTCCAATACCCTGAAGATGGCGAATGATCAAATCCACACGTTGATCCGCGTTTAAAGGGGAAGGCATTCGCAACATCAAACTCAAGCTGCGGCCCAGCGCTTCCGCATCAGCAGCAACGTCGGACCCAGCTTTTCCTACGTTCACGAAAATCTCAAACGCGTCGCTGTTCCCGTTTTCGTTGATCGTGGTGTAAACCGTGCCATGCGGAGATTCCACCTTGATGGTTCGGCCGGTGAGCACATCCGGACGCCCCTTCATCGTGTCTCTGTCAGTAGGCAGAATTTCGAGAGCCGCCGTTTTCGTGCCGTGCGTCAAAACCTGCATCGGTTTGCAACCGTCGCGATAAACAGTGATCCCCAGACAGTCCAGTTTCCAGGCCTGCAAATACGCATCGCCAACGTCTTCCGCACTTGCGCCATTCGGAAGATTGATCGTTTTGGATACCGCGTTGTCCGTATATTTCTGAAATGCCGCCTGCATTTTTACATGCCATTCCGGCGATACTTCATGAGCTGTTTTGAAGAGATTTTTTAACTCTTCCGGAAGATTTGTATCTGCAATGGTTCCATGCTTCCGCACATGCTCTTTCAAAGTTTCGGACCAGAATCCTTCTTCGCGCATCACTTTTTCAAAGAAAGGATTGAAGAACTCAAAACCCAAACGGTGTTTGAAATACAAACCAAAGATCGGCTCAATCCCGCTGGAACATCCGGCTATGATGCTGATCGTTCCAGTGGGCGCGATCGTTGTGACCGTTGAGTTGCGCAAAGGATACCGGTCTTTATAAATCGACTCCTTCCAGCGCGGGAAGGTTCCCCTTTCTTCGGCAAGCGCTCGCGATTCATCATGCGAAACTTCTTCAATGAACTGCATGAGCTTTTGCGCAAGCTCAATTGCTTCCTCAGATTGATAGGGAATCCGCAATTGAAATAACAGGTCCGCCCAACCCATTACACCCAGGCCAATCCGGCGATTGTTCTTTACGATGTCATCGATCTGCTTTAAAGGAAATGGATTGCATTCAATCACATCATCCAGAAATCGCACAGACAAACGCGTGATGCGATCCAGTTCGGCGTAATCCAGAGCCCCATCCTTTATGATGTAACCCAGATTGATGGATCCCAGGTTGCAGGACTCATACGGATACAAAGGTTGTTCGCCGCATGGATTTGTTGATTCAACCGGACCGCAGGCGGGAATTGGATTCGCGCCACCGCTGTTGATCCTGTCGATAAAAACCAGGCCGGGATCACCTGTTTGCCAGGCAGCCTCTACGATTTTCTTGAAAACATCACGAGCGTTCAACCTTCCGGTCTCTTTTCCGGTCTTCGGTGAAATCAACGCATACGTTTCGTTCCGTTCGTAAGCGCCCATGAATTCATCCGTGATCGCAACAGAAATATTGAAGTTACTGACTTCCCCCGAAAGTTTGCAGTCAATGAACTCCAATACGTCCGGGTGATCCACCCGGAGAATTCCCATGTTCGCGCCCCGTCTCGTTCCCCCTTGCTTTAACGATTCGGTGGCAGCATCAAAAACTTTCATGAACGAAACCGGACCCGATGCAACGCCTTTCGTGGTGGATACCATATCATCGCGAGGCCGGATTCGCGAAAATGAAAAACCTGTTCCACCACCCGATTTGTGAATGATTGCTGCATTTTTTACTGATTCAAAAATGCCCGCAATGCTATCTTCCACCGGTAATACGTAACACGCAGAATACTGTAACTGATTCCCCTTCCCCGCATTCATCATTGTGGGT
The DNA window shown above is from bacterium and carries:
- a CDS encoding protein kinase, with protein sequence MIGSKLANRYELVRELGRGGMGVVYLANDPVLDREIAVKVVTPDMVSPESTERFKREARVVAKMDHPSIVSVYDSGEQEGALFFVMPFVEGMNLRSVLRSQTLQLGELIEIAIQIADALDYSHSRGVVHRDIKPENIMVTRKEGEGIRVRVTDFGLAMAPSQERITKTATVVGTVTYMSPEQVSGREVTSASDIYSLGTVLYESLVGQTPFSGEVQALLYRISHEIPVPPRNMATEIDEEVEDILLRCLEKDPVNRPSGKEIVDFLSNYRNKLHSTGRHRTALPSSTTMSFQMARPAMRPFAGRDKELADLQRKLNIALTGECQFVLVGGEAGIGKSRLLEELENLAKVRNIAVLHGRFMEVDHALPYQGYCEAIQEYFRTRSSTGTTADFSDLAPDLISLFPVLAEIRDLARSSEESVRLNAETGSKKFEDRTYIFELLARTLIRMAAGKPLLLILEDLHAADVSLEALEYIVRRLAPTPTLIAGTYRTTEVDKRHRLSKLLSGFKGDKRFTSIQLGPLSVSNHRLFLQQLMGGSEMDDDLAARFFQATEGNPYFTTELVRSLMDAGAIVRDDTGVMRLSSETALTMEELPVTIQQAVEERIERLPENLREILALASVLGRSFEFADLEKMSDLKETEEAVEQLIRSGFIEEDRQSRSDRLIFSSGVVRDVLYASLP
- a CDS encoding SDR family NAD(P)-dependent oxidoreductase, which codes for MSSQTEKFWTGKKVLITGASSGLGAALVQALVPYKVHFCLLSRRAERMEELIRNHANGPSQFWIRSCDVRIREQVESAVGDFASAVGVPDVAWVNSGVVGDTSFAHWDWNVVENILDTNLKGALYTAYACLKFMVLQNHGAIVAISSAAAMRGLGGRSIYSLTKIGLAYFMESMAVELPQIQFTTIFPGFVDTPANRNNPNRFWLLTPENAAQKMIRAVAKGKPIYIYPLPMKLLFHAIRALPAPLYRALSRRTMRITRPGR
- a CDS encoding polysaccharide deacetylase, which gives rise to MEVTFERGVFTLSLDFELIWGTLDKPGLNGFRKACEIEREQVIDRLLSVFVEFEVPATWCVVGHLMLDHCNSEQGVKHPSIVPPRHAWCPDWFAQDPCGNEETFPLFYGRSLIEKIRDCRVPQEIGCHSFSHVIFGDSGCSVETAKTELAACVEAARELKLEMQSFVFPRNSVGHLQELANFGFRVYRGPAPSWDNRVPIEILKRLARLSVAFAAVQPPVVLPEKADHGIWNVPASMMYFPMHGIRRFVPLSLRVQRARKGLNAAVHHKKIFHLWFHPTNLADHMEIMFQGLRMILEHARALRDRNELDILPMNSVIPQE
- a CDS encoding vitamin B12-dependent ribonucleotide reductase, which translates into the protein MVTVFRRPNIIGNWPENALEVLRMRYLMKDENGNVIESADDRCWNVAAEIGKAELSWKSKEEADDITGEFYKMMVERKFIPNSPTMMNAGKGNQLQYSACYVLPVEDSIAGIFESVKNAAIIHKSGGGTGFSFSRIRPRDDMVSTTKGVASGPVSFMKVFDAATESLKQGGTRRGANMGILRVDHPDVLEFIDCKLSGEVSNFNISVAITDEFMGAYERNETYALISPKTGKETGRLNARDVFKKIVEAAWQTGDPGLVFIDRINSGGANPIPACGPVESTNPCGEQPLYPYESCNLGSINLGYIIKDGALDYAELDRITRLSVRFLDDVIECNPFPLKQIDDIVKNNRRIGLGVMGWADLLFQLRIPYQSEEAIELAQKLMQFIEEVSHDESRALAEERGTFPRWKESIYKDRYPLRNSTVTTIAPTGTISIIAGCSSGIEPIFGLYFKHRLGFEFFNPFFEKVMREEGFWSETLKEHVRKHGTIADTNLPEELKNLFKTAHEVSPEWHVKMQAAFQKYTDNAVSKTINLPNGASAEDVGDAYLQAWKLDCLGITVYRDGCKPMQVLTHGTKTAALEILPTDRDTMKGRPDVLTGRTIKVESPHGTVYTTINENGNSDAFEIFVNVGKAGSDVAADAEALGRSLSLMLRMPSPLNADQRVDLIIRHLQGIGGSRDVGYGPKRVRSVPDAIARALHKYLDSRKDMPKGAEVQDSELPRPEGLATGNLCIECGSPTVKQEGCEKCHSCGWSNC